The Arachis hypogaea cultivar Tifrunner chromosome 19, arahy.Tifrunner.gnm2.J5K5, whole genome shotgun sequence genome has a window encoding:
- the LOC112779208 gene encoding 3-ketoacyl-CoA synthase 19-like: MDVLLILCLSVPMLYSIYVLSKLLIMNRRGKSCYMVAYECFKPPEDTKLDTDSCTRIVMRNRNLGLEEYRFLLKTIVNSGIGENTYCPRIVLDGREECPTLKDIHDEIDEIMFQTLDNLFNNTGIAPSDVDILVVNVSLFSPSPSLTSRIVNRYKMRENVKSFNLSGMGCSASVVAIDLVQQLFKSYTNSIAVVVSTEDLGAHWYCGRDKMMMLSNCLFRSGGCSMLFTNKPSMKNRAILKLKHMQRTQYGADDEAYSCCIQVEDEQGHAGFRLTKSLVKSAALALTVNLQEMAPKILPLWERVRFFLFVFVKASRKVNLESLRFFLGTRIRRRRELDEQRSWRWRVEFQGGIEHFCVHPGGRAVIDGVGKGMRLNEYDLEPARMALHRWGNTSAGGLWYVLGYMEAKKRLKKGDRILMISLGAGFKCNNCVWEVMKDLSDQNVWKDSIDSYPPASLANPFKDKYDWINDEDLSFVRFDYTKFSLG; encoded by the coding sequence ATGGATGTTCTTCTCATCTTATGCTTGTCCGTTCCAATGTTGTATTCAATCTATGTCCTCTCCAAGTTACTGATTATGAATCGAAGAGGGAAATCATGTTACATGGTGGCCTATGAATGCTTCAAGCCACCAGAGGACACAAAACTCGACACAGATTCCTGCACAAGAATCGTGATGCGCAACAGAAACCTTGGCTTAGAGGAGTACAGATTCCTCCTCAAAACCATCGTCAACTCCGGCATCGGCGAGAACACTTACTGCCCACGAATCGTTCTCGACGGCAGAGAAGAATGCCCCACTCTCAAAGACATTCACGACGAGATCGACGAGATCATGTTCCAAACCCTCGATAACCTCTTCAACAACACCGGAATCGCTCCCTCCGACGTCGACATCCTCGTCGTCAATGTCTCCTTATTCTCCCCCTCACCTTCCCTCACCTCGAGAATCGTCAACCGCTACAAGATGCGAGAGAATGTTAAGAGCTTCAATCTCTCTGGAATGGGGTGCAGTGCCAGCGTGGTTGCTATTGATTTAGTGCAACAGCTCTTTAAGTCTTACACCAACTCCATCGCCGTCGTGGTTAGCACGGAGGATCTCGGTGCTCATTGGTATTGCGGAAGGGACAAGATGATGATGCTCTCTAACTGCCTCTTCCGATCCGGCGGCTGTTCAATGCTCTTCACTAACAAACCAAGCATGAAGAACCGCGCAATCCTCAAACTCAAGCACATGCAGAGAACACAGTACGGTGCAGACGACGAAGCTTACAGTTGCTGCATACAGGTAGAAGACGAGCAAGGCCACGCCGGTTTCCGGTTAACCAAGAGTCTGGTCAAGTCAGCAGCTCTGGCCTTGACCGTTAACCTCCAAGAAATGGCGCCAAAGATTCTCCCTCTCTGGGAGCGAGTCAGATTCTTCCTGTTTGTGTTCGTAAAAGCATCAAGAAAGGTGAACCTTGAGAGTTTGAGATTCTTCTTGGGAACAAGAATAAGACGAAGAAGGGAGCTTGATGAACAACGTTCTTGGCGGTGGAGGGTTGAATTTCAAGGCGGGATAGAGCATTTTTGCGTGCACCCCGGAGGGAGAGCGGTTATCGACGGCGTTGGGAAAGGAATGAGGCTGAATGAGTATGACCTTGAGCCGGCGAGGATGGCGCTGCACCGGTGGGGGAACACGTCGGCCGGTGGATTGTGGTACGTTCTTGGGTACATGGAAGCgaagaagaggttgaagaagggaGATCGGATATTGATGATAAGCCTTGGTGCTGGTTTCAAGTGTAATAACTGCGTTTGGGAAGTTATGAAAGATTTGTCGGATCAGAATGTGTGGAAGGACTCCATTGATTCTTATCCTCCTGCTTCTCTCGCCAACCCTTTCAAGGACAAGTACGATTGGATCAACGATGAGGATCTTAGCTTTGTTAGGTTCGATTATACCAAGTTTTCTTTGGGATAA
- the LOC112776489 gene encoding probable protein phosphatase 2C 11 encodes MISNKEDRSATAARAAASSSSRDDRPAPPAAPNIVMSSKDHDSLFSGGGISFLSGSRNGRFSYGYSSFKGKRSSMEDFFETKISEVDGQTVAFFGVFDGHGGSRTAEYLKDNLFKNLSSHPDFIKDTKTAIVEAFKQTDVDYLNEEKGHQRDAGSTASTAMLLGDRILVANVGDSRVVASRAGTAVPLSIDHKPDRSDERQRIEEAGGFIIWAGTWRVGGVLAVSRAFGDKLLKPYVVADPEIKEEEIDGVDFIIIASDGLWNVISNKEAVSLVQNITDAEVASRELIKEAYARGSSDNITCVVVRFDLS; translated from the exons ATGATTTCTAATAAGGAAGACCGTTCCGCCACCGCGGCCCGAGctgcagcttcttcttcttcaagggaTGATCGGCCCGCACCGCCGGCAGCACCCAACATTGTGATGTCGTCGAAGGATCACGATTCTCTCTTCAGCGGTGGTGGCATCAG CTTTCTCTCTGGAAGTCGAAATGGAAGATTTAGCTATGGATATTCCAGTTTCAAGGGTAAAAGGTCTTCAATGGAGGATTTTTTTGAGACCAAGATATCAGAGGTTGATGGTCAGACTGTTGCCTTTTTTGGTGTTTTTGATG gtcATGGAGGTTCCCGAACTGCAGAATACCTGAAGGATAATCTGTTTAAAAATTTAAGTAGCCATCCTGACTTTATCAAAGACACAAAGACTGCTATTG TTGAAGCATTTAAACAGACAGATGTTGATTATCTCAATGAGGAAAAGGGCCATCAGAGGGATGCTGGGTCCACTGCATCAACAGCTATGTTGTTGGGCGACCGAATTCTTGTTGCAAATGTTGGCGATTCCAGAGTAGTTGCATCCAGAGCTGGTACAG CTGTTCCTTTGTCTATCGATCACAAACCTGATAGATCTGATGAGCGTCAAAGGATTGAGGAGGCAGGGGGATTCATAATTTGGGCAG GGACATGGAGGGTTGGTGGTGTTCTTGCTGTTTCCCGTGCATTTGGAGATAAACTTCTTAAACCATACGTTGTTGCTGACCCAGAGATTAAG GAAGAAGAAATAGATGGTGTGGATTTTATCATAATCGCCAGTGATGGTCTTTGGAATGTCATATCAAACAAG GAGGCGGTGTCTTTAGTACAAAATATCACAGATGCAGAAGTGGCGTCCAGAGAACTCATTAAAGAAGCTTATGCGCGAGGAAGCTCAGACAACATCACTTGTGTCGTTGTTCGATTTGATCTCTCCTGA
- the LOC112777533 gene encoding 3-ketoacyl-CoA synthase 19, with protein sequence MDVLLILCLSVPMLYSIYVLSKLLIMNRRGKSCYMVAYECFKPPEDTKLDTDSCTRIVMRNRNLGLEEYRFLLKTIVNSGIGENTYCPRIVLDGREECPTLKDIHDEIDEIMFQTLDNLFNNTGIAPSDVDILVVNVSLFSPSPSLTSRIVNRYKMRENVKSFNLSGMGCSASVVAIDLVQQLFKSYTNSIAVVVSTEDLGAHWYCGRDKMMMLSNCLFRSGGCSMLFTNKPSMKNRAILKLKHMQRTQYGADDEAYSCCIQVEDEQGHAGFRLTKSLVKSAALALTVNLQEMAPKILPLWERVRFFLVCVRKSIKKGETLRVLEILLGNKNKTKKGSLMNNVLGGGGLNFKAGIEHFCVHPGGRAVIDGVGKGMRLNEYDLEPARMALHRWGNTSAGGLWYVLGYMEAKKRLKKGDRILMISLGAGFKCNNCVWEVMKDLSDQNVWKDSIDSYPPASLANPFKDKYDWINDEDLSFVRFDYTKFSLG encoded by the coding sequence ATGGATGTTCTTCTCATCTTATGCTTGTCCGTTCCAATGTTGTATTCAATCTATGTCCTCTCCAAGTTACTGATTATGAATCGAAGAGGGAAATCATGTTACATGGTGGCCTATGAATGCTTCAAGCCACCAGAGGACACAAAACTCGACACAGATTCCTGCACAAGAATCGTGATGCGCAACAGAAACCTTGGCTTAGAGGAGTACAGATTCCTCCTCAAAACCATCGTCAACTCCGGCATCGGCGAGAACACTTACTGCCCACGAATCGTTCTCGACGGCAGAGAAGAATGCCCCACTCTCAAAGACATTCACGACGAGATCGACGAGATCATGTTCCAAACCCTCGATAACCTCTTCAACAACACCGGAATCGCTCCCTCCGACGTCGACATCCTCGTCGTCAATGTCTCCTTATTCTCCCCCTCACCTTCCCTCACCTCGAGAATCGTCAACCGCTACAAGATGCGAGAGAATGTTAAGAGCTTCAATCTCTCTGGAATGGGGTGCAGTGCCAGCGTGGTTGCTATTGATTTAGTGCAACAGCTCTTTAAGTCTTACACCAACTCCATCGCCGTCGTGGTTAGCACGGAGGATCTCGGTGCTCATTGGTATTGCGGAAGGGACAAGATGATGATGCTCTCTAACTGCCTCTTCCGATCCGGCGGCTGTTCAATGCTCTTCACTAACAAACCAAGCATGAAGAACCGCGCAATCCTCAAACTCAAGCACATGCAGAGAACACAGTACGGTGCAGACGACGAAGCTTACAGTTGCTGCATACAGGTAGAAGACGAGCAAGGCCACGCCGGTTTCCGGTTAACCAAGAGTCTGGTCAAGTCAGCAGCTCTGGCCTTGACCGTTAACCTCCAAGAAATGGCGCCAAAGATTCTCCCTCTCTGGGAGCGAGTCAGATTCTTCCTGGTTTGTGTTCGTAAAAGCATCAAGAAAGGTGAAACCTTGAGAGTTTTGGAGATTCTTCTTGGGAACAAGAATAAGACGAAGAAGGGGAGCTTGATGAACAACGTTCTTGGCGGTGGAGGGTTGAATTTCAAGGCGGGGATAGAGCATTTTTGCGTGCACCCCGGAGGGAGAGCGGTTATCGACGGCGTTGGGAAAGGAATGAGGCTGAATGAGTATGACCTTGAGCCGGCGAGGATGGCGCTGCACCGGTGGGGGAACACGTCGGCCGGTGGATTGTGGTACGTTCTTGGGTACATGGAAGCgaagaagaggttgaagaagggaGATCGGATATTGATGATAAGCCTTGGTGCTGGTTTCAAGTGTAATAACTGCGTTTGGGAAGTTATGAAAGATTTGTCGGATCAGAATGTGTGGAAGGACTCCATTGATTCTTATCCTCCTGCTTCTCTCGCCAACCCTTTCAAGGACAAGTACGATTGGATCAACGATGAGGATCTTAGCTTTGTTAGGTTCGATTATACCAAGTTTTCTTTGGGATAA